A window of the Hevea brasiliensis isolate MT/VB/25A 57/8 chromosome 6, ASM3005281v1, whole genome shotgun sequence genome harbors these coding sequences:
- the LOC110635483 gene encoding tRNA ligase 1 isoform X1 — translation MRSILFTLSLTLPFSPPSLNIKSKSFIFLRSSPSFLALPRSSSLSISHLIMSQVFLNFIMIFSEFDYGLVNLLLLIEFENLQSQGGLEGQQWKPKPTTDQPSPSGLGASVAAVTDRIGGLSIAESSGQSHVAEPLPVPFGNAQVVNQCNLQGQLAIWKPKSYGTVSGASTVEVENVPSNGMPVDVQSSASGKASVAARKSSVNLSQFFRGNLLENFAVDNSTYSQAQIRATFYPKFENEKSDQEIRIRMIEMVSKGLATLEVTLKHSGSLFMYAGHKGGAYAKNSFGNIYTAVGVFVLGRMFHEAWGTAAAKKQAEFNEFLERNRMCISMELVTAVLGDHGQRPREDYVVVTAVTELGNGKPKFYSTPELIAFCRKWHLPTNHVWLFSTRKSVTSFFAAYDALCEEGTATTVCRALDEVADISVPGSKDHIKVQGEILEGLVARIVGPDSSKHMEDVLREHPPPPAERADLDLGLSLREICAANRADEKQQIKALLQSIGSSFCPDNSDWFGIEGGDTQSRNADRSVVSKFLQAHPTDYSTKKLQEMVRLLRERRFPAAFKCYHNFQKIDSVSSDNLFYKMVIHVHSDSGFRRYQKEMRHKPGLWPLYRGFFVDINLFKANKERAAEIAKNNNNMEETINGNDAVSAKDGIADEDANLMIKLKFLTYKLRTFLIRNGLSILFKDGPSAYKAYYLRQMKIWGTLAGKQRELSKMLDEWAVYIRRKHGKKQLSSSIYLSEAEPFLEQYASRSPENQALIGSAGSLVRTEDFLAIIGDRDEEGDLETEREVAPLSPMSSVKDTVQKNEGLIVFFPGIPGCAKSALCKELLNAPGGLGDDRPVHSLMGDLIKGKYWQKVAEERRRKPYSIMLADKNAPNEEVWRQIEDMCRSTRASAVPVIPDSEGTDSNPFSLDALSVFIFRVLQRVNHPGNLDKASPNAGYVLLMFYHLYDGKSQQEFESELIERFGSLVKMPLLKSDRSPLPDPVRSILEEGINLYRLHTNKYGRLESTKGSYAKEWANWEKRLREVLFSNAEYLNSIQVPFESAVKQVLEQLRKIAKGEYTTPIIERRKLGTIVFAAIDLPVPEICSSLNNLAQKNPKVEAFLQDKHLEHNLKETHLTLAHKRSHGVTAVASYGLFLNQKVPVELTALLFTDKMAALEAQPGSVDGEKVVSKNEWPHVTIWTAEGVAPKEANTLPQLFSEGKATRVEFSPPITISGTVQFY, via the exons ATGCGAAGCATCCTCTTCACACTTTCTCTGACTCTCCCGTTTTCTCCGCCTTCCCTAAACATCAAATCTAAAAGCTTCATTTTCCTTCGATCTTCTCCTTCCTTTTTAGCCCTACCTCGCTCTTCTTCTCTTTCCATTTCTCATCTAATCATGTCTCAGGTATTCCTTAATTTCATTATGATTTTTTCAGAATTCGACTATGGTTTGGTTAATTTGTTGTTGTTGATTGAATTTGAGAATTTGCAGAGCCAGGGCGGGCTTGAAGGACAACAGTGGAAACCGAAGCCAACCACGGACCAGCCGTCTCCCTCCGGTCTGGGCGCATCGGTTGCGGCGGTTACCGATAGAATTGGTGGTTTGAGTATTGCCGAAAGCAGTGGCCAGAGTCATGTTGCGGAGCCATTGCCAGTGCCGTTTGGTAATGCGCAAGTGGTTAATCAGTGTAACTTGCAAGGTCAACTGGCGATATGGAAGCCTAAGTCCTATGGAACAGTAAGTGGAGCTTCAACTGTGGAAGTTGAAAATGTGCCTTCTAATGGAATGCCGGTTGATGTCCAGAGCAGTGCGTCTGGTAAAGCTTCGGTGGCAGCTCGGAAGAGTAGTGTTAACTTGAGTCAATTCTTTAGGGGTAATCTGTTAGAAAATTTTGCTGTGGATAATTCGACTTATTCACAAGCCCAAATTAGAGCCACTTTCTATCCCAAATTTGAAAATGAGAAGTCTGATCAGGAG ATTAGGATCAGAATGATAGAGATGGTATCTAAAGGGCTGGCTACATTGGAG GTCACACTCAAGCATTCTGGGTCTCTTTTTATGTATGCGGGTCATAAGGGTGGAGCATATGCAAAAAATAGCTTCGGAAATAT ATACACTGCTGTTGGTGTCTTTGTTCTTGGTCGAATGTTTCATGAGGCATGGGGAACCGCAGCTGCAAAAAAGCAAGCAGAGTTCAATGAGTTTCTTGAG AGAAACCGAATGTGTATATCAATGGAATTGGTAACTGCAGTTCTAGGAGACCATGGGCAACGACCCCGAGAGGACTATG TGGTGGTCACAGCAGTCACAGAGTTAGGCAATGGAAAGCCAAAGTTCTACTCAACTCCTGAATTGATTGCCTTTTGTCGAAAATGGCACCTTCCAACAAATCATGTTTGGTTGTTCTCAACAAG GAAATCAGTAACGTCTTTTTTTGCTGCCTATGATGCACTATGTGAAGAAGGAACAGCAACCACTGTATGTAGGGCTCTTGATGAAGTTGCTGATATTTCTGTCCCAG GTTCAAAAGACCATATAAAGGTGCAGGGTGAAATCCTGGAGGGTCTTGTTGCTCGGATTGTGGGTCCTGACAGCTCAAAACACATGGAGGATGTCTTGAGGGAACATCCTCCTCCACCAGCTGAAAGAG CGGACCTTGATTTGGGACTAAGTCTAAGAGAAATTTGTGCTGCTAATAGGGCAGATGAAAAACAG CAAATAAAAGCGCTACTTCAGAGCATTGGCTCTTCTTTTTGCCCTGACAATTCAGACTGGTTTGGGATTGAAGGTGGTGATACCCAATCAAGAAATGCTGACAGATCTGTTGTTTCAAAATTTTTACAAGCTCACCCCACTGATTATTCAACCAAGAAGTTGCAG GAAATGGTTCGTTTGCTGAGAGAAAGACGCTTCCCAGCTGCTTTTAAATGTTACCATAACTTCCAAAAAATTGATTCTGTATCAAGTGACAACCTTTTCTACAAGATGGTTATTCATGTCCACAGTGACTCTGGATTTCGGCGATATCAAAAAGAGATGAG GCACAAGCCAGGGTTGTGGCCATTGTATCGag GTTTTTTTGTTGACATCAATTTATTCAAGGCAAACAAGGAGAGAGCTGCTGAAATTGCAAAAAATAACAATAACATGGAGGAAACTATTAATGGCAATGATGCTGTATCTGCAAAAGATGGTATAGCTGACGAAGATGCAAAtttaatgataaaattaaaatttcttacATATAAG TTAAGAACCTTTTTGATCCGCAATGGTTTGTCGATTCTTTTCAAGGATGGTCCATCTGCTTACAAGGCCTACTACCTGAG GCAGATGAAAATATGGGGCACATTGGCTGGAAAGCAGAGAGAACTCAGCAAGATGCTTGATGAATG GGCTGTCTACATCCGAAGAAAACATGGAAAGAAACAGTTGTCATCCTCAATATACCTTAGTGAAGCTGAGCCTTTTCTTGAACAGTATGCAAGTCGAAGTCCAGAGAATCAGGCTCTGATAGGATCTGCTGGAAGTTTAGTCAGGACTGAAGATTTCTTGGCCATTATAGGAGACAGGGATGAAGAGGGTGATCTTGAGACAGAGCGAGAGGTGGCACCCCTGAGCCCTATGTCCTCAGTCAAGGACACTGTTCAAAAGAATGAGGGTTTAATTGTATTTTTTCCAG GAATACCTGGTTGTGCTAAGTCTGCTCTTTGCAAGGAATTACTAAATGCCCCTGGAGGACTTGGAGACGATCGCCCTGTCCATAGTTTGATGGGGGACCTTATCAAAG GAAAGTATTGGCAGAAGGTTGCTGAGGAGCGCAGGAGAAAACCATATTCTATAATGCTGGCTGACAAGAATGCACCAAATGAAGAAGTTTGGAGACAG ATTGAAGATATGTGCCGTAGCACCCGAGCGTCAGCTGTTCCTGTTATACCTGATTCTGAAG GAACGGATTCAAATCCATTTTCTCTTGATGCATTATCAGTTTTCATTTTCCGTGTTCTTCAACGAGTTAATCATCCG GGAAATCTGGACAAAGCATCTCCAAATGCTGGTTACGTGCTTTTAATGTTTTATCATCTTTATGATGGCAAG AGTCAACAAGAGTTTGAGAGTGAATTAATTGAACGTTTTGGCTCTCTAGTGAAGATGCCGTTGCTGAAATCGGATAG GAGTCCTCTGCCAGATcctgtgagatcaattttggaagagGGAATAAATCTATACAGGCTTCACACCAACAAATATGGCAG ATTGGAATCTACCAAGGGGTCATATGCAAAGGAATGGGCAAATTGGGAGAAGCGGTTGCGTGAAGTTCTATTCAGCAATGCGGAGTACCTCAATTCCATTCAG GTTCCTTTTGAGTCTGCAGTTAAGCAAGTGCTGGAACAGCTAAGAAAAATTGCTAAGGGTGAATACACAACACCAATTATTGAGAGGAGGAAACTTGGAACAATTGTTTTTGCTGCTATCGATTTGCCAGTTCCAGAAATCTGTAGTTCCCTCAACAAT TTGGCTCAGAAGAACCCCAAGGTTGAAGCCTTTCTTCAGGACAAGCACTTGGAGCACAACCTTAAGGAGACTCACTTGACCCTTGCCCACAAGAGAAGTCATGGCGTTACAGCGGTAGCAAGTTATGGACTGTTTCTCAATCAGAAGGTCCCAGTAGAATTGACTGCACTTCTCTTCACAGATAAAATGGCTGCCCTAGAAGCACAACCAGGTTCTGTTGATGGCGAAAAAGTAGTTTCAAAAAATGAGTGGCCGCATGTTACCATATGGACCGCAGAGGGAGTAGCACCCAAGGAAGCCAACACACTGCCTCAATTGTTCTCAGAGGGGAAAGCAACTCGTGTTGAATTCAGTCCGCCCATCACCATATCGGGCACAGTGCAATTTTATtga
- the LOC110635483 gene encoding tRNA ligase 1 isoform X3 — translation MNFSWKQAIDCGHDDCAYWISKLMLAFHSKIMVVTAVTELGNGKPKFYSTPELIAFCRKWHLPTNHVWLFSTRKSVTSFFAAYDALCEEGTATTVCRALDEVADISVPGSKDHIKVQGEILEGLVARIVGPDSSKHMEDVLREHPPPPAERADLDLGLSLREICAANRADEKQQIKALLQSIGSSFCPDNSDWFGIEGGDTQSRNADRSVVSKFLQAHPTDYSTKKLQEMVRLLRERRFPAAFKCYHNFQKIDSVSSDNLFYKMVIHVHSDSGFRRYQKEMRHKPGLWPLYRGFFVDINLFKANKERAAEIAKNNNNMEETINGNDAVSAKDGIADEDANLMIKLKFLTYKLRTFLIRNGLSILFKDGPSAYKAYYLRQMKIWGTLAGKQRELSKMLDEWAVYIRRKHGKKQLSSSIYLSEAEPFLEQYASRSPENQALIGSAGSLVRTEDFLAIIGDRDEEGDLETEREVAPLSPMSSVKDTVQKNEGLIVFFPGIPGCAKSALCKELLNAPGGLGDDRPVHSLMGDLIKGKYWQKVAEERRRKPYSIMLADKNAPNEEVWRQIEDMCRSTRASAVPVIPDSEGTDSNPFSLDALSVFIFRVLQRVNHPGNLDKASPNAGYVLLMFYHLYDGKSQQEFESELIERFGSLVKMPLLKSDRSPLPDPVRSILEEGINLYRLHTNKYGRLESTKGSYAKEWANWEKRLREVLFSNAEYLNSIQVPFESAVKQVLEQLRKIAKGEYTTPIIERRKLGTIVFAAIDLPVPEICSSLNNLAQKNPKVEAFLQDKHLEHNLKETHLTLAHKRSHGVTAVASYGLFLNQKVPVELTALLFTDKMAALEAQPGSVDGEKVVSKNEWPHVTIWTAEGVAPKEANTLPQLFSEGKATRVEFSPPITISGTVQFY, via the exons ATGAACTTTTCATGGAAGCAAGCAATTGATTGTGGTCATGATGATTGTGCTTACTGGATTAGTAAATTGATGCTTGCTTTCCATTCCAAGATAA TGGTGGTCACAGCAGTCACAGAGTTAGGCAATGGAAAGCCAAAGTTCTACTCAACTCCTGAATTGATTGCCTTTTGTCGAAAATGGCACCTTCCAACAAATCATGTTTGGTTGTTCTCAACAAG GAAATCAGTAACGTCTTTTTTTGCTGCCTATGATGCACTATGTGAAGAAGGAACAGCAACCACTGTATGTAGGGCTCTTGATGAAGTTGCTGATATTTCTGTCCCAG GTTCAAAAGACCATATAAAGGTGCAGGGTGAAATCCTGGAGGGTCTTGTTGCTCGGATTGTGGGTCCTGACAGCTCAAAACACATGGAGGATGTCTTGAGGGAACATCCTCCTCCACCAGCTGAAAGAG CGGACCTTGATTTGGGACTAAGTCTAAGAGAAATTTGTGCTGCTAATAGGGCAGATGAAAAACAG CAAATAAAAGCGCTACTTCAGAGCATTGGCTCTTCTTTTTGCCCTGACAATTCAGACTGGTTTGGGATTGAAGGTGGTGATACCCAATCAAGAAATGCTGACAGATCTGTTGTTTCAAAATTTTTACAAGCTCACCCCACTGATTATTCAACCAAGAAGTTGCAG GAAATGGTTCGTTTGCTGAGAGAAAGACGCTTCCCAGCTGCTTTTAAATGTTACCATAACTTCCAAAAAATTGATTCTGTATCAAGTGACAACCTTTTCTACAAGATGGTTATTCATGTCCACAGTGACTCTGGATTTCGGCGATATCAAAAAGAGATGAG GCACAAGCCAGGGTTGTGGCCATTGTATCGag GTTTTTTTGTTGACATCAATTTATTCAAGGCAAACAAGGAGAGAGCTGCTGAAATTGCAAAAAATAACAATAACATGGAGGAAACTATTAATGGCAATGATGCTGTATCTGCAAAAGATGGTATAGCTGACGAAGATGCAAAtttaatgataaaattaaaatttcttacATATAAG TTAAGAACCTTTTTGATCCGCAATGGTTTGTCGATTCTTTTCAAGGATGGTCCATCTGCTTACAAGGCCTACTACCTGAG GCAGATGAAAATATGGGGCACATTGGCTGGAAAGCAGAGAGAACTCAGCAAGATGCTTGATGAATG GGCTGTCTACATCCGAAGAAAACATGGAAAGAAACAGTTGTCATCCTCAATATACCTTAGTGAAGCTGAGCCTTTTCTTGAACAGTATGCAAGTCGAAGTCCAGAGAATCAGGCTCTGATAGGATCTGCTGGAAGTTTAGTCAGGACTGAAGATTTCTTGGCCATTATAGGAGACAGGGATGAAGAGGGTGATCTTGAGACAGAGCGAGAGGTGGCACCCCTGAGCCCTATGTCCTCAGTCAAGGACACTGTTCAAAAGAATGAGGGTTTAATTGTATTTTTTCCAG GAATACCTGGTTGTGCTAAGTCTGCTCTTTGCAAGGAATTACTAAATGCCCCTGGAGGACTTGGAGACGATCGCCCTGTCCATAGTTTGATGGGGGACCTTATCAAAG GAAAGTATTGGCAGAAGGTTGCTGAGGAGCGCAGGAGAAAACCATATTCTATAATGCTGGCTGACAAGAATGCACCAAATGAAGAAGTTTGGAGACAG ATTGAAGATATGTGCCGTAGCACCCGAGCGTCAGCTGTTCCTGTTATACCTGATTCTGAAG GAACGGATTCAAATCCATTTTCTCTTGATGCATTATCAGTTTTCATTTTCCGTGTTCTTCAACGAGTTAATCATCCG GGAAATCTGGACAAAGCATCTCCAAATGCTGGTTACGTGCTTTTAATGTTTTATCATCTTTATGATGGCAAG AGTCAACAAGAGTTTGAGAGTGAATTAATTGAACGTTTTGGCTCTCTAGTGAAGATGCCGTTGCTGAAATCGGATAG GAGTCCTCTGCCAGATcctgtgagatcaattttggaagagGGAATAAATCTATACAGGCTTCACACCAACAAATATGGCAG ATTGGAATCTACCAAGGGGTCATATGCAAAGGAATGGGCAAATTGGGAGAAGCGGTTGCGTGAAGTTCTATTCAGCAATGCGGAGTACCTCAATTCCATTCAG GTTCCTTTTGAGTCTGCAGTTAAGCAAGTGCTGGAACAGCTAAGAAAAATTGCTAAGGGTGAATACACAACACCAATTATTGAGAGGAGGAAACTTGGAACAATTGTTTTTGCTGCTATCGATTTGCCAGTTCCAGAAATCTGTAGTTCCCTCAACAAT TTGGCTCAGAAGAACCCCAAGGTTGAAGCCTTTCTTCAGGACAAGCACTTGGAGCACAACCTTAAGGAGACTCACTTGACCCTTGCCCACAAGAGAAGTCATGGCGTTACAGCGGTAGCAAGTTATGGACTGTTTCTCAATCAGAAGGTCCCAGTAGAATTGACTGCACTTCTCTTCACAGATAAAATGGCTGCCCTAGAAGCACAACCAGGTTCTGTTGATGGCGAAAAAGTAGTTTCAAAAAATGAGTGGCCGCATGTTACCATATGGACCGCAGAGGGAGTAGCACCCAAGGAAGCCAACACACTGCCTCAATTGTTCTCAGAGGGGAAAGCAACTCGTGTTGAATTCAGTCCGCCCATCACCATATCGGGCACAGTGCAATTTTATtga
- the LOC110635483 gene encoding tRNA ligase 1 isoform X2, whose amino-acid sequence MFHEAWGTAAAKKQAEFNEFLERNRMCISMELVTAVLGDHGQRPREDYVVVTAVTELGNGKPKFYSTPELIAFCRKWHLPTNHVWLFSTRKSVTSFFAAYDALCEEGTATTVCRALDEVADISVPGSKDHIKVQGEILEGLVARIVGPDSSKHMEDVLREHPPPPAERADLDLGLSLREICAANRADEKQQIKALLQSIGSSFCPDNSDWFGIEGGDTQSRNADRSVVSKFLQAHPTDYSTKKLQEMVRLLRERRFPAAFKCYHNFQKIDSVSSDNLFYKMVIHVHSDSGFRRYQKEMRHKPGLWPLYRGFFVDINLFKANKERAAEIAKNNNNMEETINGNDAVSAKDGIADEDANLMIKLKFLTYKLRTFLIRNGLSILFKDGPSAYKAYYLRQMKIWGTLAGKQRELSKMLDEWAVYIRRKHGKKQLSSSIYLSEAEPFLEQYASRSPENQALIGSAGSLVRTEDFLAIIGDRDEEGDLETEREVAPLSPMSSVKDTVQKNEGLIVFFPGIPGCAKSALCKELLNAPGGLGDDRPVHSLMGDLIKGKYWQKVAEERRRKPYSIMLADKNAPNEEVWRQIEDMCRSTRASAVPVIPDSEGTDSNPFSLDALSVFIFRVLQRVNHPGNLDKASPNAGYVLLMFYHLYDGKSQQEFESELIERFGSLVKMPLLKSDRSPLPDPVRSILEEGINLYRLHTNKYGRLESTKGSYAKEWANWEKRLREVLFSNAEYLNSIQVPFESAVKQVLEQLRKIAKGEYTTPIIERRKLGTIVFAAIDLPVPEICSSLNNLAQKNPKVEAFLQDKHLEHNLKETHLTLAHKRSHGVTAVASYGLFLNQKVPVELTALLFTDKMAALEAQPGSVDGEKVVSKNEWPHVTIWTAEGVAPKEANTLPQLFSEGKATRVEFSPPITISGTVQFY is encoded by the exons ATGTTTCATGAGGCATGGGGAACCGCAGCTGCAAAAAAGCAAGCAGAGTTCAATGAGTTTCTTGAG AGAAACCGAATGTGTATATCAATGGAATTGGTAACTGCAGTTCTAGGAGACCATGGGCAACGACCCCGAGAGGACTATG TGGTGGTCACAGCAGTCACAGAGTTAGGCAATGGAAAGCCAAAGTTCTACTCAACTCCTGAATTGATTGCCTTTTGTCGAAAATGGCACCTTCCAACAAATCATGTTTGGTTGTTCTCAACAAG GAAATCAGTAACGTCTTTTTTTGCTGCCTATGATGCACTATGTGAAGAAGGAACAGCAACCACTGTATGTAGGGCTCTTGATGAAGTTGCTGATATTTCTGTCCCAG GTTCAAAAGACCATATAAAGGTGCAGGGTGAAATCCTGGAGGGTCTTGTTGCTCGGATTGTGGGTCCTGACAGCTCAAAACACATGGAGGATGTCTTGAGGGAACATCCTCCTCCACCAGCTGAAAGAG CGGACCTTGATTTGGGACTAAGTCTAAGAGAAATTTGTGCTGCTAATAGGGCAGATGAAAAACAG CAAATAAAAGCGCTACTTCAGAGCATTGGCTCTTCTTTTTGCCCTGACAATTCAGACTGGTTTGGGATTGAAGGTGGTGATACCCAATCAAGAAATGCTGACAGATCTGTTGTTTCAAAATTTTTACAAGCTCACCCCACTGATTATTCAACCAAGAAGTTGCAG GAAATGGTTCGTTTGCTGAGAGAAAGACGCTTCCCAGCTGCTTTTAAATGTTACCATAACTTCCAAAAAATTGATTCTGTATCAAGTGACAACCTTTTCTACAAGATGGTTATTCATGTCCACAGTGACTCTGGATTTCGGCGATATCAAAAAGAGATGAG GCACAAGCCAGGGTTGTGGCCATTGTATCGag GTTTTTTTGTTGACATCAATTTATTCAAGGCAAACAAGGAGAGAGCTGCTGAAATTGCAAAAAATAACAATAACATGGAGGAAACTATTAATGGCAATGATGCTGTATCTGCAAAAGATGGTATAGCTGACGAAGATGCAAAtttaatgataaaattaaaatttcttacATATAAG TTAAGAACCTTTTTGATCCGCAATGGTTTGTCGATTCTTTTCAAGGATGGTCCATCTGCTTACAAGGCCTACTACCTGAG GCAGATGAAAATATGGGGCACATTGGCTGGAAAGCAGAGAGAACTCAGCAAGATGCTTGATGAATG GGCTGTCTACATCCGAAGAAAACATGGAAAGAAACAGTTGTCATCCTCAATATACCTTAGTGAAGCTGAGCCTTTTCTTGAACAGTATGCAAGTCGAAGTCCAGAGAATCAGGCTCTGATAGGATCTGCTGGAAGTTTAGTCAGGACTGAAGATTTCTTGGCCATTATAGGAGACAGGGATGAAGAGGGTGATCTTGAGACAGAGCGAGAGGTGGCACCCCTGAGCCCTATGTCCTCAGTCAAGGACACTGTTCAAAAGAATGAGGGTTTAATTGTATTTTTTCCAG GAATACCTGGTTGTGCTAAGTCTGCTCTTTGCAAGGAATTACTAAATGCCCCTGGAGGACTTGGAGACGATCGCCCTGTCCATAGTTTGATGGGGGACCTTATCAAAG GAAAGTATTGGCAGAAGGTTGCTGAGGAGCGCAGGAGAAAACCATATTCTATAATGCTGGCTGACAAGAATGCACCAAATGAAGAAGTTTGGAGACAG ATTGAAGATATGTGCCGTAGCACCCGAGCGTCAGCTGTTCCTGTTATACCTGATTCTGAAG GAACGGATTCAAATCCATTTTCTCTTGATGCATTATCAGTTTTCATTTTCCGTGTTCTTCAACGAGTTAATCATCCG GGAAATCTGGACAAAGCATCTCCAAATGCTGGTTACGTGCTTTTAATGTTTTATCATCTTTATGATGGCAAG AGTCAACAAGAGTTTGAGAGTGAATTAATTGAACGTTTTGGCTCTCTAGTGAAGATGCCGTTGCTGAAATCGGATAG GAGTCCTCTGCCAGATcctgtgagatcaattttggaagagGGAATAAATCTATACAGGCTTCACACCAACAAATATGGCAG ATTGGAATCTACCAAGGGGTCATATGCAAAGGAATGGGCAAATTGGGAGAAGCGGTTGCGTGAAGTTCTATTCAGCAATGCGGAGTACCTCAATTCCATTCAG GTTCCTTTTGAGTCTGCAGTTAAGCAAGTGCTGGAACAGCTAAGAAAAATTGCTAAGGGTGAATACACAACACCAATTATTGAGAGGAGGAAACTTGGAACAATTGTTTTTGCTGCTATCGATTTGCCAGTTCCAGAAATCTGTAGTTCCCTCAACAAT TTGGCTCAGAAGAACCCCAAGGTTGAAGCCTTTCTTCAGGACAAGCACTTGGAGCACAACCTTAAGGAGACTCACTTGACCCTTGCCCACAAGAGAAGTCATGGCGTTACAGCGGTAGCAAGTTATGGACTGTTTCTCAATCAGAAGGTCCCAGTAGAATTGACTGCACTTCTCTTCACAGATAAAATGGCTGCCCTAGAAGCACAACCAGGTTCTGTTGATGGCGAAAAAGTAGTTTCAAAAAATGAGTGGCCGCATGTTACCATATGGACCGCAGAGGGAGTAGCACCCAAGGAAGCCAACACACTGCCTCAATTGTTCTCAGAGGGGAAAGCAACTCGTGTTGAATTCAGTCCGCCCATCACCATATCGGGCACAGTGCAATTTTATtga